ACGGCATGGGATAGTGCAAGAACCTACAGGGGTTCTGATTTCCGTGGAGGAGCCAATGGAGCAAGAATTCGATTGGAACCCCAGGTAAGCTGGGAAGGTAATGAGCCCGAAAGATTGAATAAGGTGTTGGATAAGCTATCTGAAATTCAAGGAGAATCAAATGTTAATGTAAGTATGGCCGATCTTATCGTTTTGGGTGGATGTGCTGCCATTGAAGCTGCAGCCAAGGATGGCGGTGTGAATATTGAAGTTCCTTTTACAAGTGGAAGATCAGATGCATCAGATGCTATGACTGACGTCGAATCTTTTGAAGTGCTGGAGCCAATACATGATGGTTTTAGAAACTGGTTAAAGGATGATTACGTTGTCACACCCGAAGAACTTTTGCTTGACAGAACTCAACTTATGGGATTAACTGCTCCTGAAATGACTGTTTTGATCGGTGGAATGCGTGTGTTGGGAACCAATTACGGCGACATAAAACATGGAGTTTTCACTGACAATGAAGGTGTTCTTAGTAATGACTTTTTTGTCAATCTCACAGATATGAGCTATTCCTGGAAACCTGTTGGTGACAATCTTTATCTGATTGTAGATCGAAAGTCGGGAGGCACTATATGGACTGCTACAAGGGTAGATCTTGTTTTGGGATCAAATTCTATTCTGAGGTCCTATGCTGAGGTATATGCACAAGATGACAACAATGAGAAATTTATCAAAGATTTTGTCGGTGCCTGGGCTAAAGTGATGAATGCGGATCGTTACGATTTGAATTAGAGATGATCTCATTTGAAATGAAAATTCTAAAAACTATTTTTTTATTTTTAATAGTTGGAAATATTTTTGCTCAGTCAAATTGCTTATGCTGCGAAAGCCAGCATAAGCAATTTGATTTTTGGGTGGGAGAATGGGTCGTTAAAGATACATTAGGCAATAAGGTTGGTGAAAATACGATTTCAAAGATTCAGGAAAATTGTGTCCTTCTTGAAAACTGGAAAGGAGCCCAGGGCGGTACCGGTACGAGTATGAATTATTTTGACGGCTCGGATTCAACCTGGAACCAGTTGTGGGTGGATAATAAAGGAAATGTCTTAAAGCTGAAAGGAAAATATGCCTCAGGAAAAATGGTTCTGAAAAGTGAATTGGCAAAGGGGAAAAAGGTGGATTTGTATTATAATCAGATTACCTGGTCCGAAAACAAAAATGGTACTGTTACTCAGCTTTGGGAAATTTACGATTCCAATGGAAAACTGTTAAATACGGTATTCAAAGGAATTTATTATCTTAAATTAACAGCCAAATAGAAAGTAGAATTGAATTTTCGCAATTTGATTTTATAAGTTTTGGATAAATACTTTTATGAAGAAAATTTTCATTTTGATCCTTACAGTGAGTTTTTTGATATGCTGTGAGAAAAATAAACCGGAAAGGTTTGTTGAGATTAAAGGAGCTCGATTACATATCAAAGAATTTGGAGAGGGTAAACCTACCGTATTGTTCGAAAATGGGATGGGTTCCTCAATGGATACCTGGAAATCAATACCAGATTCAATTTCAAGGGTTTCACGCGTTTTTTTATATGACAGAGCGGGAACAGGGAAATCTGAATTAGCTTCTTCCGAAAGAACGATACCAAATATGGTTCATGAACTGATATCATTACTAAAAAAAGAAAATATTTCTCCTCCGTATATTTATGTAGCGCACTCTATGGGAAGTTATCTGGCTCGATATTATGCGCTTCATTATCCTAACGAAATTGCAGCTTTGGTTTTGGTTGATCCATCCCCGGACAGGCTCTATGACGTATATAGCAAGCAGGAATATGATGAGTTTAAGGAGATTGGAAATAAATCTTTCGCCAATTCATTAGAGGGAGAGCGCCTGGAATGGGAAAATTATCTAGACAACAGAAAGTATGTTCAAGAGGCTTCTATTTCTGATGACATTCCCATGGTTATAATTTCTGCAACTCAATGGGATTTTTATGATTATCATAGTGAAATAATGAATAAAAATAAGGATTCCAGACACTTTAAAATTGAAGGAGGACATGATATTCATCAAGAGAAACCCGAAAGGATCATTGAGATTATCAAGGGGTTCTTAACTCAGAACTGAACAATAAAAGAATTCGTTTTATGAAAAAAATACTCAAAATTGCAGCTGCTCAGCTTTCTCCGGTATTTCTCAATAAAGAGAAAACATTAGAAAAAGCTTGTCATGCCATTGAGGAAGCCGGAAATAAGGGAATTGACCTCATTGTCTTTCCCGAAGCTTATATCTCAGGATATCCGGATTGGGTCTGGCTCATTCCTAACAGCAAAGGTGCCGAATTGAATGATCTTTACGCAGAACTGGTTGAAAATGCTGTGTCTATTCCTGATGAGTCTACAGAAAAGTTATGTAAAGCGGCGAAGACGGCTAAAATTAACGTTGTTATCGGTTTACACGAACGCAATTCTGAAACCAGCAATGCCAGTCTTTTCAACAGTTTACTTTTTATAAGTGATGAAGGTGCGATTTTAGGAAAACATCGCAAGCTTATTCCCACAGGAGGAGAAAGACTTATATGGTCTCAGGGAGATGGGAGTACCTTGCGTTCCTATGATACGAAGGCAGGCAAAGTAGCTGGTCTGATTTGCTGGGAGAATTTCATGCCTCTGGCCAGAAATGCTATCTATGAATCGGGTACGCAAATATTGGCAGCCCCCACCTGGGATAAAAGCGAAAACTGGCTGCAGACCATGCAACATGTTGCTCGTGAGGGCGGACTATTTGTGGTGAGCACCTGTATGGCAATTAAAATTGACGACATTCCCGATGTTTATGAATTTAAGAAACTTTACCCGGAAGGAAGAGAATGGATCAATACCGGAAACAGCGTGATCATTGCCCCTAATGGAAAAATCCTGGCCGGACCGATGGAGGCGGAAGAAGGTATTTTGACCGCAGAAATTGATTTTCAGGACATCATTAAGGCAAAACGGATCTTTGATTCGGTCGGGCACTATTCAAGACCTGATGTTTTTAATTTTAGGGTAAAGCCTTCGACGAAGGAATAGCAAAAAAATTTGATTTGGAACAAATACCTTTACAATGAGAAAGAGAATTTTAGGATTTCTGATTCTTTTGATAAACCTTCAGTTATCATCTCAAACTTTGATCTCGGAACTTGAATCTTGGCGTTTTTACAAAGGGGAAAATCCAGCCGCTTTTAAAAGAGGTTTTGATGATAAGACTTGGGAAAAAGTAAAAGTTCCTCACGATTGGGCAATTTACGGGCCATTTAATAAGGAAATAGATAAGCAGATTGTCAGGATAGAACAGAATAATGAAACGAAGGCCACGGAGAAGACTGGACGAACGGGTGCTTTGCCATTCATTGGAGTAGGTTGGTATCGCACGAATCTGAAACTTCCTGAAGACTTAGATCATAAAAAGGTGTTGCTTACTTTTGATGGGGCCATGAGCAATGCAGAGGTTTATATTAATGGCAAAAAAGTGGGTGAAAGACCCTACGGATATTCCTACTTTTATTTTGATATCTCAGATTTAATCGAAACGGATAAAGAAAATATTGTCGCGGTGCGATTGGAGAATCAAGAGTTTTCATCTCGGTGGTATCCCGGAGCAGGCCTCTATAGAAAAGTCAAACTGATTGTAAAAGATAAGATTAGTTTTAAGCATTGGGGACATTATGTAACAACTCCCTTTATTGATAAGAATCGGGCAGAGGTGTCAATAAAATCAGAGGTCAATGGTGATTCGGTTAGAATTCTAACCAAAATTCTTAATGCTGATGGAAAAATGGTTGGTATGAATGAATTTCATCAGAAAGCATTTTCCAATGAAATTGCACAAAATATTGCTGTGAAGGATCCGATACTTTGGAGTCCTGAAAATCCCTATTTATACAGGGCGGTTATGAAGCTTTACTCAGGAGAGGTCCTTAAAGATTCAGCTGTGGTTCGATTCGGAATCAGAGAAATCAATTACTCGGCATCCAAGGGGTTTGAGCTCAATGGGAAGATCACAAAATTTAAGGGTGTATGTTTGCATCATGACCTCGGGCCAATTGGTACTGCAGTAAACAGGGCTGCTCTTAAACGTCAATTGACAATTCTTAAAGATCTGGGATGCAATGCAATCCGTTCTTCTCACAACATGCCTTCTTTAGAGCAGCTTGAGTTGTGTGACGAAATGGGTTTCCTTTTTTTGGCTGAAAGTTTTGATGAATGGAAAAAACCCAAAGTAAAGAATGGTTATAATCAGTATTTTGATGACTGGGCTGAAAAGGATGTTGTTAATTTAGTCCGGGCAACTCGAAATCATCCTTGTATAGTCATGTGGAGCGCAGGTAATGAAGTTCCCGACCAATGGGGGCATGAAGGAGTCGGGCGACTGAAATGGCTTCAGGATATATTTCACAGAGAAGATCCTACAAGGCCGGTTACAGTGGGAATGGATCAAGTAAAATCTGTTATGGAAAACGGATTTGGAGCCATCCTTGATATTCCAGGTTTGAATTATCGTGTGCACTTATATGAAGAGGCTTATGAGCAATTTCCTCAAGGGCTCCTTCTTGGTTCTGAAACGGCTTCTACAGTTAGCTCCAGAGGAGTCTACAAGTTCCCGGTGGAGGCAGGACCTCAAAAACAGTATGATGATCTTCAATCTTCTTCTTATGATCTTGAATTTTGCAGCTGGTCAAATCTTCCTGAGGATGATTTTGTTATGCAGGACGATAAACCCTGGGTTATTGGTGAGTTTGTCTGGACAGGATTTGACTATTTAGGAGAGCCGACTCCTTATGATGAGTTCTGGCCGTCGCGGAGTTCCTATTTTGGAATATGTGATTTGGCTGGTATACCTAAGGATAGGTATTATTTGTACAGAAGTCGCTGGAATACAGAAGATAATACACTGCATGTCCTTCCTCATTGGAACTGGGAAGGTAGGGAAGGAGAGATAACTCCTGTATTTGTTTATACCAATTTTAACAGTGCAGAATTATTTATTAACGGGAAAAGCCAGGGAGTTAAGAAGAAAAGTAAGGAGCCCGGTTTACAAAGATATCGACTGATGTGGATGGAAACCAAGTATGAACCAGGAACCTTGAAAGTTATTGCATATGATGATCAGGGAAATATTGCAGCGGAAAAAACCATAGTAACGGCTTCTAAACCTCATGCCATCAAACTTGAGCCGGATCGAAAAATAATCCAGGCAGATGGAAATGATTTATGCTATGTTACGGCCAGTATCGTCGATAGTAAAGGGAATCTATGTCCTACAGCCTCAAGCCGATTGAATTTTAAAGTTGAGGGAAAAGGTGAATTCCGTGCTGTTTGTAACGGGGACGCTACTTCTTTAGAGGTTTTTCATGAGCCGACAATGAAAGTTTTTAACGGTAAATTAGTGGTTTTAGTAGAATCTCTTAAAGTTTCCGGAGAAATTGAACTGACCGTTTCCGGAGAGGGACTCAAAACTTCAAAACTTAAAATTTATTCTTCGTTGCCCTGAGAAAAATTACTATTTTGGTTTCAGGAACTGTTTCCTGATCATTTTAAAACAAATTCAATATGAAATCATTTTTAAGTTATACGGCCTTCAGTCTGATGTTCGTTTTGACGTTCGGCTCCTGTGTCAAAAAAGAAAAGGATAATTCATCCGAAATTCAGGAGAAAGAATGGAAGTTGGTTTGGTCCGATGAATTTGACGGGGTTCGCATTGATACCAGTAACTGGAACTACCAGGTGGTGGAAGCCGGTCGCTATAATGATGAATGGCAACGGTATACAGATAGCGACGAAAATGCCTTTATTGACAACGGTAATCTGGTTATTAAAGCGATTCATAATAGTGAGGATCATGGTATGGATCAGTATACTTCTGCAAGGCTGAATACGGCAAATAAGCAGGCCTGGAAATATGGCAAGATCGCTGCAAGAATAAAACTTCCTGAAGGAAATGGAATCTGGCCTGCATTTTGGATGCTAGGAGCAAACATAAATGAAAACGGAGGTGATACTCCATGGCCTCAATCCGGAGAAATAGACATTTTAGAATTTTATGGTTCTAAAGATGATGCCGTAGTAGAGGCCAATATTCATTATGCGGATGAATCGGATTCTCATAAAATGATGGGAGCCGTTGCATACGAATTGAAAAATGGGAGGTTTCCCGATGATTTTCATGTGTTTGAATTAGAATGGGATGCGAAAGAAATCTCATGGTATGTTGATGGTGAAAAGTATGCTACGGTTGATATTACCACCTCTGAACTTACGGAATTTCACAAGGAGTTCTTTATACTGCTCAATTTGGCTGTGGGAGGAAGGCATGCAGGCAGGCCCGATGAATCAAATGTGTTCCCTCAGCAAATGTATGTTGACTGGGTCAGGGTTTATCAGAAATGATATTTACAAAGGATATGATTAGAATTTGTGTTGTTGCCGTTCTTTTTATTCTGTCAAGTTGTTGGAAAAGCTCAGAAAATAAAGAACGAGTTGAGGATGCACTAAATAATATAGATTATGGTGTTCTTCTGGATTCTGTTTGGAGATCTGAACAAGGTCCGATCTCTAAAAGAGATTCCCTAATACGAATCTATGGAACGGAATCAGCTGAGGTTTCTAAACAACAGAAAATTTATGAGCGGAATCATCGTGTTAACGAAAAGATTATTCGAAATATTCTGGATGAAAATGGATGGCCTGATCCGGAATTGACCGGAAGCAGAGGCAATTGGACCATTTGTAACGTGATCCAGCATTCTGATAATGAGGTGAGAATTCAATACCTGCCAATGATGAGAAAAGCCGTGCAGGAAGAAAAGCTTGAACCACGATTTTTAGCCAGGGCGGAAGATCGAATTGCAACTGAAAGAGGCGAGCTTCAATTGTATGGTGGGCAAATGAAATATTATCCAGAATCTAAAAGTTTTAATGTCTGGCCTGTATATGACCCTGTAAATATTGATAACAGAAGAGCTGCGATAGGACTGGAGCCCATTGATGTATTTTTAAAGAACAGGTTTGATTTTGATTGGGACCTGGAAGAGCAAATAAAAAGGTCTGAAGAATTTGAAAAAGCCAGACAAAGCAAGATGGAAAATTGAAACAACCCCTGCACATACTTCCCATTATCATTATAAGCCAATTTTGCTGTATTTCTCTTTGGTTTGCCGGTAATGCTGTCATGAATGATCTTATCATTGATCTGAATCTTGATCCAGGTTCTCTGGGGCATTTGATTTCAGCTGTACAACTTGGTTTTATTGCAGGTTCCCTGGTTTTTGCAATTTTAACAATAGCTGATCGATTTTCTCCTTCAAAGGTGTTTTTTGTGAGCGCCTTACTGGGAGGCTTCTTCAATTTAAGCTTTATATGGGGAGTAAATTCGTTGGCTGGAATTTTGTTTCTTCGTTTTTTTACAGGCTTTTTCCTTGCCGGGATTTATCCGATTGGAATGAAGATAGCGGCAGATTATTATGAAAAAGGGCTCGGAAAGTCTCTGGGATTTCTTGTTGGAGCACTGGTTTTAGGGACAGCGATTCCTCATCTCTTAAAAGATTTAACTACGGGATACAGCTGGAAATCAGTAATAATGGCAACTACAGGTATCTCATTTTTCGGAGGGGTGCTTATGCTATTATTTGTTCCCAACGGACCTTTTAGGAAAAGAAGTCAACAACTTGATTTTTCAGCTTTCTTTACGGTTTTTAAAAAGGTTGAATTTAGATCCGCGGCGTTTGGTTATTTTGGACATATGTGGGAATTGTATGCTTTTTGGGTATTTGTTCCGCTGATGTTAAAGGGTTATACTTTGGTGAACTCTCAGGTAACGTTTAATATTCCATTACTATCTTTTTTGGTCATTGGATCCGGAGGTTTTTCTTGTATTGCAGCGGGGTATCTATCGCAACGATTCGGGGAAAAATCTGTCGCTTTTTCAGCATTGTTCCTGTCGTGTTTATGCTGTTTCATTTCGCCGTTGATGTTTACATTAAGCTCTGCTAATTTATTTTTGGGATTTCTTGTGTTCTGGGGTATGGTTGTTATCATGGATTCTCCGATGTTTTCGACCTTGGTGGCTCAAAATGCGGTTCATGAAAAAAAAGGTACCGCTTTGACTATTGTAAACTGCATTGGATTTGCGATTACAATATTCAGTATACAAATAATGAACTCCCTTAGCCAATTAACGGATTCAAATAATATTTATGTAATTTTAGCAATAGGACCTGTTTTGGGCCTGATTGCGTTAAAATCGAGAAACAAACCAACGATCGCTGATAAAGTTTGCTGAACAAAACTAAAACCCCCTGGCATTTTTTGCTTTTGCTAATACTGGCAGGAGAATCGGTATTTATTCTACCTTTTGTATTGAGCAGGGTTTTCAGGCCCACGGTACTCCAATCGTTTAATCTGGATAATATTGAGTTGGGAATCTGTTTCTCGATATATGGTATTGTTGCTTTTTTATCTTATTTCTTCGGAGGGCCTCTGGCCGATAAATACGCTTCAAGAAAACTAATTGCTACATCACTTTGGTTAACCTCAGCAGGAGGCTTGTTCTACGCCACATTTCCGGGATATAACGAATTGAAGATTTTATACGGGTACTGGGGTTTTACCACCATTTTTTTGTTTTGGGCACCTATGATCAAGGCCACCAGAATCTGGGGAGGTACATCGTCACAAGGTAAGGCATTTGGATTTCTGGACGGTGGACGTGGGCTCGTAGGGGCTCTTTTTGGCACTTTAGGTGTGCTCGTTTTTTCCTGGGTATTTAAGACTGACATTTCAACGGCCAATGCGGAAGAGAGCAGAGAAGCTTTTAAACAAGTAATCATTATTTCCTCTGTGATCATAAGTGTTGTTGGTGTTATGGTTTGGTTTTTAATGAAATTTGATGCCTCTATTGAAAATACCGTTGTTGTTGAAAAAATAACTCTTTCTGAAATCAGGGAAGTACTTAAGCTTCCAGCCGTTTGGTTACTCATGCTTATTATACTTTGTTCCTACACCGGATATAAAATAACTGACCTTTTTTCTCTTTACGCTCGGGATGTGATGAATTATGACCAGGTCCGTTCAGCTCAGGTTGGGACTTTTTTAATGTTTGTTCGACCTGTTATTGGAGTTCTAATAGGTATTCTGGCGGATCGCTCACAGACCACACTCTGGCTCCTTATAAGTTTTGTTGTCACTTTTTTTGGAGCCTTGATATATGCATTGGGTTACATCACTGAATCGGAAACAGCTTTGTTTTTCCTGTCCATTTTAATTGTTGCTTCAGGTGTGTATGCCTCCAGGGCTTTGTATTTTTCTGTTATGGAGAAAGGTCGAATACCTATTGTATTCACCGGTACAGCGGTGGGAATAATATCCATAATAGGATATACCCCC
This DNA window, taken from Lutimonas zeaxanthinifaciens, encodes the following:
- a CDS encoding alpha/beta fold hydrolase; this translates as MKKIFILILTVSFLICCEKNKPERFVEIKGARLHIKEFGEGKPTVLFENGMGSSMDTWKSIPDSISRVSRVFLYDRAGTGKSELASSERTIPNMVHELISLLKKENISPPYIYVAHSMGSYLARYYALHYPNEIAALVLVDPSPDRLYDVYSKQEYDEFKEIGNKSFANSLEGERLEWENYLDNRKYVQEASISDDIPMVIISATQWDFYDYHSEIMNKNKDSRHFKIEGGHDIHQEKPERIIEIIKGFLTQN
- a CDS encoding carbon-nitrogen hydrolase family protein, encoding MKKILKIAAAQLSPVFLNKEKTLEKACHAIEEAGNKGIDLIVFPEAYISGYPDWVWLIPNSKGAELNDLYAELVENAVSIPDESTEKLCKAAKTAKINVVIGLHERNSETSNASLFNSLLFISDEGAILGKHRKLIPTGGERLIWSQGDGSTLRSYDTKAGKVAGLICWENFMPLARNAIYESGTQILAAPTWDKSENWLQTMQHVAREGGLFVVSTCMAIKIDDIPDVYEFKKLYPEGREWINTGNSVIIAPNGKILAGPMEAEEGILTAEIDFQDIIKAKRIFDSVGHYSRPDVFNFRVKPSTKE
- a CDS encoding DUF4982 domain-containing protein — encoded protein: MRKRILGFLILLINLQLSSQTLISELESWRFYKGENPAAFKRGFDDKTWEKVKVPHDWAIYGPFNKEIDKQIVRIEQNNETKATEKTGRTGALPFIGVGWYRTNLKLPEDLDHKKVLLTFDGAMSNAEVYINGKKVGERPYGYSYFYFDISDLIETDKENIVAVRLENQEFSSRWYPGAGLYRKVKLIVKDKISFKHWGHYVTTPFIDKNRAEVSIKSEVNGDSVRILTKILNADGKMVGMNEFHQKAFSNEIAQNIAVKDPILWSPENPYLYRAVMKLYSGEVLKDSAVVRFGIREINYSASKGFELNGKITKFKGVCLHHDLGPIGTAVNRAALKRQLTILKDLGCNAIRSSHNMPSLEQLELCDEMGFLFLAESFDEWKKPKVKNGYNQYFDDWAEKDVVNLVRATRNHPCIVMWSAGNEVPDQWGHEGVGRLKWLQDIFHREDPTRPVTVGMDQVKSVMENGFGAILDIPGLNYRVHLYEEAYEQFPQGLLLGSETASTVSSRGVYKFPVEAGPQKQYDDLQSSSYDLEFCSWSNLPEDDFVMQDDKPWVIGEFVWTGFDYLGEPTPYDEFWPSRSSYFGICDLAGIPKDRYYLYRSRWNTEDNTLHVLPHWNWEGREGEITPVFVYTNFNSAELFINGKSQGVKKKSKEPGLQRYRLMWMETKYEPGTLKVIAYDDQGNIAAEKTIVTASKPHAIKLEPDRKIIQADGNDLCYVTASIVDSKGNLCPTASSRLNFKVEGKGEFRAVCNGDATSLEVFHEPTMKVFNGKLVVLVESLKVSGEIELTVSGEGLKTSKLKIYSSLP
- a CDS encoding glycoside hydrolase family 16 protein, translating into MKSFLSYTAFSLMFVLTFGSCVKKEKDNSSEIQEKEWKLVWSDEFDGVRIDTSNWNYQVVEAGRYNDEWQRYTDSDENAFIDNGNLVIKAIHNSEDHGMDQYTSARLNTANKQAWKYGKIAARIKLPEGNGIWPAFWMLGANINENGGDTPWPQSGEIDILEFYGSKDDAVVEANIHYADESDSHKMMGAVAYELKNGRFPDDFHVFELEWDAKEISWYVDGEKYATVDITTSELTEFHKEFFILLNLAVGGRHAGRPDESNVFPQQMYVDWVRVYQK
- a CDS encoding DUF6624 domain-containing protein, which codes for MIRICVVAVLFILSSCWKSSENKERVEDALNNIDYGVLLDSVWRSEQGPISKRDSLIRIYGTESAEVSKQQKIYERNHRVNEKIIRNILDENGWPDPELTGSRGNWTICNVIQHSDNEVRIQYLPMMRKAVQEEKLEPRFLARAEDRIATERGELQLYGGQMKYYPESKSFNVWPVYDPVNIDNRRAAIGLEPIDVFLKNRFDFDWDLEEQIKRSEEFEKARQSKMEN
- a CDS encoding MFS transporter; translated protein: MKQPLHILPIIIISQFCCISLWFAGNAVMNDLIIDLNLDPGSLGHLISAVQLGFIAGSLVFAILTIADRFSPSKVFFVSALLGGFFNLSFIWGVNSLAGILFLRFFTGFFLAGIYPIGMKIAADYYEKGLGKSLGFLVGALVLGTAIPHLLKDLTTGYSWKSVIMATTGISFFGGVLMLLFVPNGPFRKRSQQLDFSAFFTVFKKVEFRSAAFGYFGHMWELYAFWVFVPLMLKGYTLVNSQVTFNIPLLSFLVIGSGGFSCIAAGYLSQRFGEKSVAFSALFLSCLCCFISPLMFTLSSANLFLGFLVFWGMVVIMDSPMFSTLVAQNAVHEKKGTALTIVNCIGFAITIFSIQIMNSLSQLTDSNNIYVILAIGPVLGLIALKSRNKPTIADKVC
- a CDS encoding MFS transporter, with the protein product MNKTKTPWHFLLLLILAGESVFILPFVLSRVFRPTVLQSFNLDNIELGICFSIYGIVAFLSYFFGGPLADKYASRKLIATSLWLTSAGGLFYATFPGYNELKILYGYWGFTTIFLFWAPMIKATRIWGGTSSQGKAFGFLDGGRGLVGALFGTLGVLVFSWVFKTDISTANAEESREAFKQVIIISSVIISVVGVMVWFLMKFDASIENTVVVEKITLSEIREVLKLPAVWLLMLIILCSYTGYKITDLFSLYARDVMNYDQVRSAQVGTFLMFVRPVIGVLIGILADRSQTTLWLLISFVVTFFGALIYALGYITESETALFFLSILIVASGVYASRALYFSVMEKGRIPIVFTGTAVGIISIIGYTPDIFAGPAMGYLLEKWPGIQGHQYVFWMLTLFSFIGCIASFYYYFLYANRSKY